In Flexibacter flexilis DSM 6793, a genomic segment contains:
- a CDS encoding YicC/YloC family endoribonuclease translates to MTGYGVATLETDTVSVTAEVKSLNSKNLEIFVRMPRAFSEKEIEIRNMVGNVLERGKINVSIDVTQKGAVTPRVAVNLPIVQAYFADLNNATQHLFSEKNNYDIELFRMAMQMPEASTQLHEGDLVTRNANDWATIQAALQQASQACDQFRADEGATLRGKLTEYLQRIGDLLSEVETFDPQRIAATRQRLHDRIQELAATVTIDNNRFEQELIYYIEKLDIAEEKVRLRSHLAYALEALNIEGSGKKLGFIAQEIGREINTIGSKVNDAQIQRLVVQMKEELEKIKEQSLNIV, encoded by the coding sequence ATGACAGGCTATGGAGTGGCAACACTCGAAACGGATACAGTAAGTGTTACGGCAGAAGTTAAATCCCTCAATTCTAAGAACTTAGAAATCTTCGTGCGCATGCCTCGCGCCTTTTCGGAAAAAGAAATCGAAATCCGAAACATGGTAGGCAATGTGCTGGAACGCGGGAAAATAAATGTTTCGATTGACGTAACTCAAAAAGGTGCTGTAACGCCGCGCGTAGCTGTCAATCTGCCCATCGTGCAAGCCTATTTTGCAGACTTGAACAATGCGACGCAACATCTTTTTTCCGAAAAAAATAACTACGATATAGAGCTTTTCCGCATGGCTATGCAAATGCCTGAAGCCTCCACCCAACTACACGAAGGCGATTTGGTAACGCGTAACGCCAACGACTGGGCAACCATTCAGGCTGCTTTGCAACAAGCCTCACAAGCCTGCGACCAGTTCCGCGCCGATGAAGGCGCAACGCTTCGCGGCAAACTGACCGAGTATTTGCAACGGATCGGCGATTTGCTTTCGGAGGTAGAAACATTTGACCCTCAACGTATTGCAGCCACACGCCAACGCCTTCACGACCGCATACAAGAGCTTGCCGCCACCGTGACCATCGACAACAACCGCTTTGAGCAAGAACTAATTTATTATATCGAAAAATTGGATATTGCAGAAGAAAAAGTGCGTTTGCGCAGCCACTTGGCCTATGCGTTGGAGGCACTAAACATAGAAGGCAGCGGCAAAAAATTAGGTTTTATTGCCCAAGAAATTGGCCGCGAAATCAATACGATTGGCTCTAAAGTGAACGATGCGCAAATTCAACGCCTCGTGGTGCAGATGAAAGAAGAGCTTGAAAAAATAAAAGAGCAAAGCCTTAATATTGTCTAA
- a CDS encoding homoserine dehydrogenase codes for MRNQIKIGLFGYGCVGQGLHHVLNETRGMKADIVKIAIKSKNKTRSLPDSYFTFDHEEILTHPDVNLIVELIDDAQAAYELTTKALKSGKNVVTANKKMLATHLQELVALQREYGTALLYEGSVCGSIPIIRNLEEYYDNELLHSVSGIFNGSSNYILSKIFNENQSYSDALSKAQELGFAETDPTLDVGGFDPLYKLCILTAHAYGVFIDPETAFNYGIQTLSDFDVQFAREKDLRIKLICRTYKLNNQELTLYVMPQFVRRSSPFFTVDNEYNAVQVEAAFADKQFFQGKGAGGNPTGAAVLSDISANSYGYQYEYRKIGQESNLTYSTNASIEVYVRYTDEADLELLQFEDVKERYYGRDVNYVIGTVTLSTLLKNKEALRRANLFMVATPQ; via the coding sequence ATGCGAAATCAAATCAAAATTGGCCTTTTCGGTTATGGTTGTGTCGGACAAGGTCTGCACCACGTACTCAACGAAACACGCGGCATGAAAGCCGACATTGTTAAAATTGCCATCAAAAGCAAAAACAAAACGCGCAGTTTGCCCGACTCTTATTTCACGTTTGACCACGAGGAAATACTCACGCACCCCGACGTGAACCTAATTGTAGAACTCATAGACGACGCGCAAGCCGCCTACGAACTGACGACCAAAGCCCTCAAAAGTGGTAAAAACGTAGTTACGGCCAATAAAAAAATGCTCGCAACGCACCTACAAGAACTTGTTGCGCTACAACGCGAATACGGCACTGCTCTACTCTACGAAGGTTCGGTTTGTGGTAGTATCCCGATTATCCGCAACTTAGAAGAATACTATGATAACGAATTGTTGCACTCGGTGAGCGGGATTTTCAACGGTTCGTCTAACTATATTTTATCAAAAATATTTAACGAAAACCAATCGTACAGCGATGCTTTGAGCAAAGCCCAAGAATTAGGTTTTGCAGAAACTGACCCGACTTTGGACGTGGGCGGCTTCGACCCATTGTACAAACTTTGTATCCTGACGGCGCACGCCTACGGCGTTTTCATCGACCCCGAAACGGCTTTTAACTACGGAATCCAAACGCTTTCGGATTTTGATGTGCAGTTTGCACGCGAAAAAGATTTGCGTATCAAATTGATTTGCCGAACGTACAAACTTAACAATCAAGAACTTACACTTTACGTAATGCCACAATTTGTGCGCCGTAGTTCGCCATTTTTCACGGTGGACAACGAGTACAACGCCGTGCAAGTGGAAGCGGCTTTTGCCGACAAACAATTCTTTCAGGGCAAAGGCGCAGGCGGCAATCCAACGGGTGCGGCGGTGCTTTCGGACATTTCGGCCAACAGCTACGGCTACCAATACGAATACCGCAAAATCGGCCAAGAAAGCAACCTCACGTATTCGACTAATGCTTCTATCGAAGTATATGTGCGCTATACGGACGAGGCCGACCTTGAATTATTGCAATTCGAGGACGTGAAAGAACGCTATTACGGACGCGACGTAAATTATGTGATTGGTACGGTAACACTCAGCACTTTACTCAAAAATAAAGAAGCTTTGCGCCGCGCCAATTTGTTTATGGTGGCCACGCCGCAATAA
- a CDS encoding toxin-antitoxin system YwqK family antitoxin: MIKLFLFLFLSVLSPTQDNHCKGETKDGKREGVWKCYYDDGKLQAEGPYAADQKQGEWKLYHSNGKLAAVGAYDKGHEKGKWVFYDDNGAVLMENVY; this comes from the coding sequence ATGATAAAACTATTTCTCTTTCTATTTCTGTCGGTTTTATCGCCCACACAAGACAATCATTGTAAAGGAGAAACCAAAGACGGCAAACGCGAAGGCGTTTGGAAATGCTATTATGATGATGGAAAATTGCAAGCCGAAGGGCCTTACGCCGCAGACCAGAAGCAAGGAGAATGGAAACTCTATCATAGCAATGGCAAATTAGCGGCGGTTGGGGCTTATGATAAAGGCCACGAAAAAGGTAAATGGGTTTTCTACGACGATAATGGTGCAGTCTTGATGGAAAACGTTTATTAA
- a CDS encoding polyprenyl synthetase family protein, whose product MKLNIDEIQAPIADEIKAFEKKFRASMKSNVKLLDTIMGYIVKRKGKQLRPMFVFLSAHISGQITESTYRGAALIELLHTATLVHDDVVDDSNYRRGFFSVNALWKNKIAVLVGDYLLSRGLLLSVENGDFELLKLVSNAVREMSEGELLQIEKARRLDITEAVYFDIIRQKTASLIASCCATGAASAGVGADIVEKMRFFGEKVGMAFQIKDDLFDYGTDEIGKPLGIDIKEKKMTLPLIYALSQSSWLEKRNVINIIKNDSDKPRKVAEVIEFVKKKGGLEYATQVMNRFEQEANDILTSFPDSIYKQSMQQLVRFTIERTK is encoded by the coding sequence ATGAAATTGAACATAGACGAAATACAAGCTCCTATCGCCGACGAAATTAAAGCCTTTGAGAAAAAATTTAGGGCTTCCATGAAAAGCAATGTCAAACTTTTGGACACCATCATGGGCTATATCGTAAAGCGAAAAGGCAAGCAATTGCGACCTATGTTTGTGTTTTTGTCGGCGCACATTAGCGGCCAAATCACCGAAAGTACTTATCGCGGCGCGGCACTCATCGAGTTGCTGCACACGGCCACACTTGTACACGACGACGTGGTGGACGACTCCAATTACCGACGCGGATTTTTTTCGGTCAATGCCCTTTGGAAAAATAAAATTGCCGTATTGGTGGGTGATTATTTGCTTTCGCGCGGACTGCTTCTTTCGGTAGAAAACGGTGATTTTGAATTACTTAAACTCGTATCCAATGCCGTGCGCGAAATGAGCGAAGGCGAGTTGTTGCAAATAGAAAAGGCGCGTCGTCTGGATATTACCGAAGCCGTTTACTTTGATATTATCCGACAAAAAACCGCTTCCCTGATAGCCTCTTGTTGTGCTACGGGTGCAGCTTCGGCAGGAGTTGGGGCGGATATTGTGGAAAAAATGCGATTCTTTGGCGAAAAAGTGGGCATGGCTTTCCAAATCAAAGACGATTTGTTCGACTACGGAACAGACGAAATCGGCAAGCCGTTGGGCATCGACATTAAAGAAAAGAAAATGACCTTGCCACTGATTTACGCCCTTAGCCAGTCGTCGTGGCTGGAAAAACGCAATGTTATTAACATCATCAAAAACGATAGCGACAAACCGCGCAAAGTGGCCGAAGTCATTGAATTTGTAAAGAAAAAGGGCGGCTTAGAATATGCCACCCAAGTAATGAATCGTTTTGAGCAAGAAGCCAACGACATTTTGACTTCGTTCCCAGACTCCATTTACAAACAATCTATGCAGCAGTTAGTCCGCTTTACGATAGAACGCACTAAGTAG
- a CDS encoding LysM peptidoglycan-binding domain-containing protein, with protein sequence MVKFRLAAIFLLWMCIVSATQARVIGIKDSVGVTKINEKLHVRYMVSPGETIYRISTKFQVAVTELLEVNPELENGLKTGQIINIPYYPEKLAAYRNKYAASKPAATTPAPAPEKPKPAPAPTPTPAPAEKAVAATEKPITQPAATTPAVAPSSSTPQTDANGNLVHTVQAGETIYSLSKKYGIAPDDIKRWNNWDLKVGQQLIVQKKETTQATTPTPAPVSTPTPEPAKKEPVKTEITLDNEPFVEPSPKPTPQETQVKKEAAEDLDFAFTGQYDKTPDPSYPNDGTKRVLIIPFDPYLYFSDADEEIAARSKIPRPKVRQYFRRRLDALLDPKGYETIHLLGGTTKDTLLDLNRIYNSLSYSYQDLLYNPESAAKRTSTRNGMEINAPEKTWVQKQKEKFLSNAQTNTNASIAKDESKYFGVKIKDPEFFNFFNNKYGTRYYVFINQFEVKTDYEHCLDRARQDYERNFIVHFSIFNSNGKQIAGNRVKIYYNSNSNSILQIVGDNMQKMADAILSELPAR encoded by the coding sequence ATGGTAAAATTTCGTTTGGCAGCTATTTTTTTGCTGTGGATGTGTATTGTTAGCGCAACGCAAGCCCGTGTAATTGGTATCAAAGATTCGGTTGGCGTTACGAAAATCAACGAGAAACTACACGTGCGTTATATGGTTTCGCCTGGTGAAACGATTTACCGCATTTCTACCAAATTTCAGGTAGCCGTAACAGAGCTTTTGGAAGTAAATCCAGAGTTGGAAAACGGTTTGAAAACGGGGCAAATCATCAATATTCCGTATTATCCCGAAAAATTGGCAGCGTATCGCAACAAATATGCAGCCTCTAAACCTGCGGCCACTACGCCAGCACCTGCACCCGAAAAGCCCAAACCCGCGCCAGCACCTACGCCAACTCCTGCCCCAGCAGAAAAAGCAGTAGCGGCCACAGAAAAGCCCATAACACAACCCGCCGCGACAACTCCAGCCGTTGCGCCAAGCAGCAGCACGCCCCAAACCGATGCCAACGGCAATCTGGTACACACGGTGCAAGCAGGCGAGACGATTTATAGTTTATCCAAGAAATACGGCATTGCTCCCGACGACATCAAGCGTTGGAACAACTGGGATTTGAAAGTAGGCCAACAGCTTATTGTACAGAAAAAAGAAACGACACAAGCTACCACGCCAACGCCTGCACCTGTAAGCACACCAACACCCGAACCCGCCAAAAAAGAACCTGTAAAAACAGAAATAACACTTGATAACGAGCCATTTGTAGAACCAAGTCCAAAGCCAACACCACAAGAAACGCAGGTAAAAAAAGAAGCTGCCGAAGATTTAGATTTTGCTTTCACGGGGCAATACGACAAAACGCCAGACCCAAGTTATCCGAACGACGGAACGAAGCGTGTACTTATTATTCCTTTCGACCCATATTTGTACTTTTCGGATGCGGACGAAGAAATCGCGGCGCGTTCCAAAATACCACGCCCGAAAGTACGCCAGTATTTCCGCCGCCGCTTGGACGCTTTGCTCGACCCCAAAGGCTACGAAACCATTCACTTACTCGGCGGCACGACCAAAGATACTTTGTTGGATTTGAACCGTATTTACAACTCGCTTTCGTACAGTTACCAAGACTTACTTTATAATCCAGAATCTGCGGCCAAACGCACCAGTACCCGCAACGGCATGGAAATCAATGCGCCCGAAAAAACTTGGGTTCAGAAACAAAAAGAAAAGTTTTTGAGCAATGCCCAAACCAACACCAATGCGAGCATTGCTAAAGACGAGAGCAAATATTTTGGGGTAAAAATCAAAGACCCTGAGTTTTTTAACTTCTTCAACAACAAATACGGGACGCGTTATTACGTGTTTATCAATCAGTTTGAAGTAAAAACCGACTACGAGCATTGTCTTGACCGCGCCCGACAAGATTACGAGCGTAATTTTATCGTGCATTTCTCGATTTTCAATAGCAACGGCAAACAGATTGCAGGCAATCGCGTGAAGATTTATTATAACTCCAACTCCAATTCTATTCTGCAAATCGTGGGCGACAATATGCAAAAAATGGCAGACGCGATACTTTCAGAATTGCCAGCACGCTAA
- a CDS encoding TonB-dependent receptor, producing MLLLLAAKRSSSIFFYKNGILPQQINHREALRIFIVLIGLLICLPTALHAQMPADSTLTINSNTNRLGINTFDWHTNILGRLKLLPHQQHINYILQNDWLYNQALPSHRFVTRDFSLHASHAWQPLGNLWHIRERLQFEDFAANQTRIAQVEATLHRIFYLSENQKIQPLIGVGMSSDKRFSLTDNGLIYRAQISYEEISKDSSAQMFVSALWRQADIRPRQNQHLSATGGLSKQFSEFAGVELLAGYKKGKVEDYLQPFIQSIQSDTIMGQMRLHYIFSPKLVFKSDNSIEMPNRGFYYRSFGGDTASGSRNNNNYEQTMLITTQELNWSSAKLDISSRLDIRQRRRDYMRQADATKDISETTTTWYHNIRYTPSAKHTFGFSSIAQLLRVDTPSDQNNQDRDEEMYNAELAYNTRWTRAFRSTLKLSGAYRHMIFIDATQSIENYKERTLRLEPSFQWRKNKFSWNGQYSIWVTYNVRDFESEQSKNRSNRIFLTSHQLTYDFNPKYSVLTDILRRENRLSVLDWKKFAESPLDTVVTYDVSARFQRKFLNIKRKQEGRIQIGYRLFRQVRSTTAGLSQAGSGSVLIGLRNIIVQHGPRLLCAWQRGRRWEIEADIWLQKSVSRNRYEATTRSYIGSASSPETLAIVTRSFFPYFNIRLLYNPFQKV from the coding sequence ATGCTATTACTCTTGGCTGCGAAGCGGAGTAGTAGCATCTTTTTTTATAAAAATGGTATATTGCCCCAACAAATTAACCACAGAGAAGCATTGCGTATCTTTATTGTATTGATTGGCTTGTTGATATGTTTGCCTACGGCATTGCACGCGCAAATGCCCGCAGATTCTACATTGACCATCAATAGCAACACCAATCGTCTGGGTATCAATACTTTTGACTGGCATACAAATATTTTGGGGCGGCTCAAACTGCTACCTCATCAGCAGCACATCAATTATATTTTACAAAACGATTGGCTTTACAATCAGGCTTTGCCGTCGCACCGATTCGTAACCCGCGATTTTAGCTTGCACGCCTCGCACGCATGGCAGCCACTCGGCAACCTGTGGCACATACGCGAACGTCTCCAATTCGAGGATTTTGCGGCCAACCAGACGCGCATTGCGCAGGTAGAAGCCACGCTCCACCGCATTTTTTATTTATCCGAAAATCAAAAAATACAGCCACTGATTGGCGTGGGCATGAGTTCGGACAAACGCTTTAGCCTTACAGATAACGGGCTAATATACAGGGCACAAATAAGTTATGAAGAAATAAGCAAAGATTCTTCCGCTCAAATGTTTGTGTCGGCACTTTGGCGGCAAGCCGACATCAGGCCGCGCCAAAATCAACACCTAAGCGCGACGGGAGGTTTGAGCAAACAGTTTAGTGAATTTGCGGGGGTGGAACTGCTGGCTGGCTACAAAAAAGGCAAGGTGGAAGATTATTTGCAACCATTTATCCAAAGCATCCAAAGCGATACGATTATGGGACAAATGCGCCTGCATTATATTTTTTCGCCCAAATTGGTTTTCAAATCCGACAACAGCATCGAAATGCCTAATCGGGGTTTTTATTACAGAAGTTTTGGCGGAGATACCGCTTCGGGCAGTCGCAACAACAACAACTACGAACAAACCATGCTTATTACTACCCAAGAACTGAATTGGAGTAGTGCCAAGCTGGATATTTCCTCGCGTCTGGACATACGCCAACGCCGACGCGACTATATGCGCCAAGCTGATGCCACCAAAGACATTAGCGAAACGACAACGACTTGGTATCATAACATTCGGTACACACCTTCGGCGAAGCATACTTTTGGTTTTAGCAGCATTGCGCAACTCCTGCGTGTGGACACGCCCAGCGACCAAAACAACCAAGACCGCGACGAAGAAATGTACAACGCCGAATTGGCTTACAACACGCGTTGGACGCGTGCGTTTAGGAGCACACTCAAACTTTCGGGTGCGTACAGGCACATGATTTTTATTGATGCCACCCAAAGCATCGAAAACTACAAGGAACGAACCTTGCGCCTTGAGCCTTCGTTTCAGTGGCGAAAAAATAAATTTTCGTGGAATGGCCAATACAGCATTTGGGTAACGTATAACGTGCGCGATTTTGAGTCAGAACAAAGCAAAAACCGCTCTAACCGTATTTTCCTGACCAGCCACCAACTCACTTACGATTTTAATCCAAAATACAGCGTGCTGACTGACATATTACGCCGCGAAAACCGCCTGAGCGTTTTGGATTGGAAAAAATTTGCAGAAAGCCCACTGGACACGGTGGTTACTTATGACGTTTCGGCCAGATTTCAGCGTAAATTCCTGAACATCAAAAGAAAGCAAGAAGGCCGTATCCAAATCGGTTACCGACTTTTCAGGCAAGTGCGCAGCACGACGGCAGGCCTGAGCCAAGCGGGTTCGGGCAGTGTATTGATTGGCTTGCGCAATATTATCGTACAGCATGGGCCGCGCCTACTCTGTGCTTGGCAGCGTGGCCGCCGTTGGGAAATAGAAGCCGATATTTGGTTACAAAAATCCGTTAGCCGCAACCGCTACGAAGCCACCACGCGCAGCTACATTGGCAGTGCTTCCAGTCCCGAAACGTTGGCCATTGTTACGCGCAGCTTTTTCCCGTATTTTAATATTCGGTTGTTGTACAATCCCTTTCAAAAAGTATAG
- a CDS encoding OmpA family protein, whose amino-acid sequence MTSKHFLYSWLLYLMVLLAPNAQAQYVMFHQKLDTISAGYYNYTSYVNYSFNFKNINKIGYYRSESGLNSIAKYEKKTDFKKLLGVMEEYVSNFGIQNFYRDTQMLWRLAQLYEQDNQIDKSKSLIRLILRHHRGNVDKIYQYYNALTENDRDYYVPVAFYYDMVEARKSIDTLRPPPGVFTNMGAEINSDREDYGPTLSNYGDTIIFTSKRNVAKTQFDRAVNEDLFISRKLDGYWDYSEPLKEVNTIYNEGSAFLSRDKKKLYFSRCYAPQGFGNCDIYEATWSDSAQTWNNVRNLGANINGMAWDSQPCLSASGDTLFFASDRLGGFGLSDIYFSTKQRNGEWSPAQNAGPVINTRLNEVSPFYHNQYKVLYFSSQGQLLNFGGFDIYKSYFRGGVWLEPKNIGPLVNGVGNEYYFTIDAQSKDLYYARSEKDVRRKTAAGSLADFLDSLGNPASSTKVIQINSDSASSRPKKQEVENLDVYSFPLPMDAKPNAITHFRGSLTDSAGTPFKGVVSIIDLDHGIEISPKKLRPDGTFDFDLIKNNNYLLVIQGDEFFRIQQHFFLRNDTTFNATTESIRSRKIRFTTLEFKEGSWEILPTMHADLDNVYNFLIDNPRFKVRIAGHTDATGDRDFNLSLSQSRAEAIKNYLIADGHIDPARVKATGYGSTRPIVPEEKNEADRRTNRRVEFEISR is encoded by the coding sequence ATGACATCAAAACACTTTTTATATAGCTGGTTACTGTACTTAATGGTGCTACTCGCACCCAATGCACAGGCGCAATATGTGATGTTTCATCAGAAATTAGACACCATTAGCGCAGGCTATTACAACTACACTTCGTATGTTAATTATTCATTTAATTTCAAGAATATCAATAAGATAGGATACTATCGCAGCGAAAGCGGCCTCAATAGTATTGCCAAATACGAGAAGAAAACCGACTTTAAGAAACTGCTCGGCGTGATGGAAGAATACGTGAGCAATTTCGGGATTCAGAATTTTTATAGAGACACCCAAATGCTTTGGCGACTTGCCCAACTCTATGAGCAAGATAATCAGATAGATAAATCAAAAAGTTTGATTCGTTTGATTTTGCGCCACCATCGCGGCAACGTCGATAAAATTTATCAATACTATAACGCCCTGACTGAAAACGACCGCGATTATTACGTGCCTGTGGCCTTTTATTACGACATGGTAGAAGCCCGAAAAAGTATTGACACCTTGCGACCACCGCCAGGCGTTTTTACAAATATGGGCGCAGAAATTAACTCCGACCGCGAGGATTATGGTCCTACTTTGAGCAACTATGGCGACACGATTATTTTTACGTCTAAGCGCAATGTGGCCAAAACACAGTTCGACCGCGCCGTAAACGAAGATTTGTTTATTTCTCGCAAACTTGATGGCTATTGGGATTATTCCGAGCCGCTCAAAGAAGTGAATACCATTTACAACGAAGGTTCGGCCTTTTTGAGCCGCGACAAGAAAAAGCTCTATTTCAGCCGTTGTTACGCGCCGCAAGGCTTCGGCAACTGCGATATTTATGAAGCAACTTGGAGCGACAGCGCACAGACTTGGAACAACGTCCGCAATTTGGGCGCAAACATCAACGGCATGGCGTGGGATTCGCAACCGTGCTTGTCGGCTTCGGGTGATACGCTGTTTTTTGCTTCTGACCGCTTGGGCGGCTTCGGGCTATCCGACATTTATTTTTCGACCAAACAACGTAACGGCGAATGGTCTCCAGCCCAAAACGCAGGCCCTGTGATTAACACGCGCCTCAACGAAGTGAGTCCGTTTTACCACAACCAATACAAAGTATTGTATTTTAGCTCACAAGGCCAATTGCTCAATTTTGGCGGTTTTGATATTTACAAATCCTACTTTAGAGGTGGTGTGTGGCTCGAACCAAAAAACATTGGTCCTTTGGTGAATGGTGTAGGCAATGAATATTATTTTACGATTGATGCGCAATCCAAAGATTTGTACTACGCCCGTTCAGAAAAAGATGTACGCCGCAAAACCGCCGCAGGAAGTTTAGCGGATTTTCTGGACTCGTTGGGCAATCCTGCCTCCAGCACCAAAGTAATTCAAATCAATTCTGATTCGGCCTCTTCGCGCCCCAAAAAGCAAGAAGTTGAAAACTTAGATGTATATTCGTTTCCGTTGCCAATGGACGCGAAGCCAAATGCCATTACGCACTTTAGGGGTTCGCTTACCGACTCGGCAGGTACGCCGTTCAAAGGCGTGGTTTCCATTATTGACCTTGACCACGGCATTGAGATTTCTCCCAAAAAACTACGACCTGATGGTACTTTTGATTTTGATTTGATAAAAAATAATAATTATTTGCTTGTTATTCAGGGCGATGAGTTTTTCAGGATTCAGCAACATTTCTTTCTGAGAAACGATACAACCTTTAACGCAACCACCGAATCCATTCGCAGCCGTAAAATCCGATTTACGACCTTAGAGTTTAAGGAAGGAAGTTGGGAAATTTTGCCAACCATGCACGCCGACTTGGACAACGTGTATAACTTCTTGATAGACAACCCACGTTTCAAAGTTCGGATTGCAGGCCACACCGACGCGACAGGCGACAGAGATTTTAACCTTTCGCTTTCACAGTCCAGAGCTGAAGCCATCAAAAACTACCTGATTGCCGACGGGCACATAGACCCCGCACGCGTCAAGGCAACGGGTTACGGAAGTACCAGGCCGATTGTACCAGAAGAAAAAAATGAAGCCGACCGCCGTACCAATCGCCGTGTGGAATTTGAAATTTCAAGATAA
- a CDS encoding enoyl-ACP reductase FabI encodes MAHNLLQGKRGIIFGALDENSIAWKVALRAKEEGASIVLTNAPIALRMGKIKELADLCNAEIIPADATSIEDLTNLINKSVEVLGGKLDFMLHSIGMSPNIRNEKSYGDLNYDWFLKTLDISALSFHKMMQVAEKQDAMNEYGSIVGLSYIAAQRVFPHYTDMAQAKATLESIARSYGHRFGKLKKVRVNTISQSPTMTTAGQGIDGFDAFYNFADQLSPLGNASADECADYTITLFSDLTRKVTMQNLFHDGGFSYMGISEELMEMMANKK; translated from the coding sequence ATGGCTCACAACTTATTGCAAGGCAAACGCGGCATCATTTTCGGTGCGCTCGACGAAAACTCTATCGCATGGAAAGTCGCTTTGCGTGCTAAAGAAGAAGGTGCTTCTATCGTCTTGACTAATGCTCCCATCGCGTTGCGCATGGGTAAAATAAAAGAATTGGCAGACCTTTGTAATGCAGAAATTATCCCTGCTGATGCCACTTCTATCGAAGATTTGACTAACCTTATCAACAAATCCGTAGAGGTTTTGGGTGGTAAATTGGACTTTATGCTTCATTCTATCGGCATGAGCCCAAACATTCGTAATGAAAAATCCTACGGCGATTTGAACTACGATTGGTTCTTGAAAACGTTGGATATTTCGGCTCTTTCATTCCACAAAATGATGCAAGTAGCTGAAAAACAAGATGCAATGAATGAGTACGGCTCTATCGTTGGGCTTAGCTACATTGCTGCGCAACGCGTGTTCCCTCACTATACGGACATGGCGCAAGCTAAAGCAACGCTCGAATCTATCGCACGCAGCTACGGCCACCGTTTCGGCAAATTGAAAAAAGTACGTGTAAACACAATTTCTCAATCGCCAACTATGACCACTGCAGGTCAAGGCATAGACGGTTTTGACGCTTTCTATAACTTCGCTGACCAATTGTCGCCATTGGGCAACGCATCGGCAGACGAATGCGCCGACTACACGATTACGCTTTTCTCTGACCTTACTCGTAAAGTAACGATGCAAAACCTTTTCCACGACGGCGGGTTCTCGTACATGGGTATTTCGGAAGAGTTGATGGAAATGATGGCTAACAAAAAATAA
- a CDS encoding TrmH family RNA methyltransferase encodes MSNSNISAKKIKFVQSLHQKKYRQEHQAFLVEGTKNVLELLNADFEIMDLFLTESFAEKNEQALWKCKAEWRFCNEDIITRLGTLQTNDSALAVVQAKPNTLLLPDAHEWVLALDQVRDPGNLGTILRIADWYGIRKVICSEQTAEIYNPKVIAATMGSFTRVQTYYCDLAAYLKEYRSENQKVLGAFLGGEDVHTVAFSAAGGFLVMGNESHGISPEVGAQVQQAISIPQYGGAESLNVAIATAVICDNIRRTVGA; translated from the coding sequence ATGAGCAACAGTAATATTTCGGCTAAAAAAATCAAATTCGTACAGTCGCTTCACCAAAAAAAATACAGACAAGAACATCAGGCTTTTTTGGTGGAAGGTACAAAAAACGTGTTGGAATTGCTCAACGCCGATTTTGAGATAATGGATTTGTTTTTGACGGAAAGTTTTGCCGAAAAAAATGAACAAGCCTTATGGAAATGCAAAGCTGAATGGCGTTTTTGTAACGAAGATATTATTACGCGTTTGGGTACGCTCCAAACCAACGACTCGGCACTGGCCGTCGTGCAGGCAAAGCCCAATACATTGCTTTTGCCCGATGCCCACGAATGGGTTTTGGCTTTAGACCAAGTGCGCGACCCTGGCAATTTGGGGACGATTTTGCGCATTGCCGACTGGTACGGAATCCGTAAAGTGATTTGCTCGGAGCAAACCGCTGAAATTTACAACCCCAAAGTAATCGCGGCTACGATGGGTTCTTTTACGCGCGTGCAAACCTATTATTGCGATTTGGCGGCTTATTTGAAAGAATATCGCTCTGAAAATCAGAAAGTTTTGGGTGCTTTTTTGGGTGGCGAAGATGTGCATACCGTGGCGTTTAGCGCGGCGGGTGGCTTTTTGGTGATGGGCAACGAATCGCACGGCATTAGCCCAGAAGTAGGCGCACAAGTGCAACAAGCCATTTCCATTCCGCAATATGGCGGAGCAGAGTCGCTTAATGTGGCCATCGCAACGGCGGTTATTTGCGATAACATTCGGCGTACGGTAGGGGCGTAA